The following proteins are encoded in a genomic region of Ornithodoros turicata isolate Travis chromosome 6, ASM3712646v1, whole genome shotgun sequence:
- the LOC135398595 gene encoding protein GVQW3-like, which produces MAIAKVEQRMNLKFLAKLNKSPSECLKLVQEVYDDNAMSRMRVFEWHKRFTEGWENVEDDERPGRPVTATTEEVVEKINAIVRNDRRLSIPMIAEMVNVDKQPVRQILHEQLNMRKIRAKLADL; this is translated from the coding sequence ATGGCGATTGCCAAAGTGGAGCAGCGGATGAACCTGAAATTTCTAGCGAAACTGAACAAATCTCCGAGCGAGTGCTTGAAGCTGGTGCAAGAGGTGTACGATGATAATGCGATGTCACGTATGCGAGTGTTTGAGTGGCATAAACGGTTTACCGAGGGATGGGAAAACGTTGAAGACGACGAAAGACCGGGTCGGCCCGTCacagcaacaacggaagaaGTCGTTGAGAAAATTAATGCAATTGTTCGCAACGATCGCAGACTAAGCATACCGATGATAGCAGAAATGGTGAATGTTGACAAACAACCCGTACGACAAATTTTGCACGAACAGTTGAACATGCGCAAGATCCGCGCCAAACTCGCAGACCTGTAA